A DNA window from Penaeus vannamei isolate JL-2024 chromosome 5, ASM4276789v1, whole genome shotgun sequence contains the following coding sequences:
- the LOC138861808 gene encoding uncharacterized protein, translating to MRIMIIMIQADNDGDTTVIVKMKVIVTVTAKEKEIKRRIAMGWQAFGRARSVFKDKNIPNVLKRRIYDQCILPSVTHGTKVESHNEDQSNAYFKKLCLISPRKIKKTANWIRGQRKMRHILETISKLKWK from the exons atgaggattatgataatcatgatccaagctgataatgatggtgataccacGGTGAtcgtgaagatgaaggtgatagtgacgGTGACGGCTAAG GAAAAAGAGATCAAGCGTCGAATTGCGATGGGCTGGCAGGCTTTCGGAAGAGCCAGATCTGTATTCAAAGACAAAAATATACCAAATGTGCTAAAAAGAAGAATTTACGATCAGTGCATCTTGCCATCTGTCACACATGGCACAAAAGTGGAATCTCACAACGAAGATCAAAGCAACGCGTACTTCAAAAAATTATGTTTAATATCAcctagaaagattaaaaaaacagcaaattgGATACGTGGACAAAGGAAAATGCGCCACATCCTAGAGACAATAAGCAAACTCAAATGGAAATAG